A single Methanocella sp. DNA region contains:
- a CDS encoding ribonuclease Z has protein sequence MLRVIFLGTGGSVPSPNRGMPALMIVREGERMLFDCGEGTQRQMMCCRSGFMDVGSIFLTHFHADHTLGIPGLIQTMGFQGRTEPLHIYGPKFVREYCDILNSLGYLKPGFEVVAHELKHGDVVERNGYKIEAFRTFHSVPGLGYALIEDARLGRFNKEKALELGVPEGPLFGRLHRGEDVTVNGKVIKSSDVVGEPRPGRRIVYTGDTTPSQAFLSVLGGADLWISEATFADEAADKAAETLHSSSGDVARMAAMAAVQRLILTHISSRYSEDIKPLLEDARKHFPDVAVAEDFMEVEVPLKE, from the coding sequence ATGCTCAGGGTCATCTTCCTAGGCACGGGCGGGTCCGTTCCAAGCCCGAACAGAGGCATGCCGGCGCTCATGATAGTAAGAGAGGGCGAGCGGATGCTCTTCGACTGCGGCGAGGGCACCCAGCGCCAGATGATGTGCTGCCGCTCGGGGTTCATGGACGTCGGCTCCATCTTTTTAACGCACTTCCACGCGGACCACACGCTGGGCATCCCGGGGCTTATTCAGACAATGGGATTCCAGGGGAGGACGGAGCCGCTGCATATATATGGCCCGAAGTTCGTTCGGGAGTACTGCGATATTTTAAATTCTTTAGGCTACCTGAAGCCTGGCTTCGAGGTAGTGGCGCACGAGCTAAAGCACGGCGACGTCGTCGAGCGTAACGGATATAAGATCGAGGCGTTCCGCACGTTCCACAGCGTCCCCGGCCTGGGCTATGCCTTAATAGAGGACGCCCGGCTGGGCCGGTTCAATAAAGAGAAGGCGCTGGAGCTGGGCGTGCCCGAGGGGCCGTTATTTGGAAGGCTCCACCGTGGAGAGGACGTTACAGTCAATGGAAAGGTAATAAAGAGCTCGGATGTTGTCGGCGAGCCCCGGCCTGGAAGGCGCATCGTGTATACGGGCGATACGACTCCCTCCCAGGCATTCCTCTCCGTGCTCGGTGGCGCAGACCTGTGGATCTCCGAGGCGACCTTCGCCGACGAGGCCGCGGATAAGGCGGCAGAGACGCTCCACTCCTCGTCGGGCGACGTCGCGAGGATGGCAGCCATGGCGGCCGTGCAGCGCCTGATACTTACGCACATCAGCAGCCGCTACTCCGAGGACATCAAGCCTCTGCTGGAGGATGCCCGGAAGCACTTCCCGGACGTGGCGGTTGCCGAAGACTTCATGGAAGTCGAAGTGCCGCTTAAAGAATAA
- a CDS encoding YkgJ family cysteine cluster protein, with protein sequence MLSRQEFFARARGGPYSTEELYSAYEAYAICPAFPSDGDFRCERCGGCCRRPWRIEPSVYDIQRWISEKRLDIIGSLEYMPRRGPPAGLTPCEARSLEMMCSGLFELDEKLTASLAFALGASREGALVVPKKEHGCIYYDGAGCTIYGTKPEVCARFPDARLFKGLAALLHQR encoded by the coding sequence ATGCTCAGCCGGCAGGAATTCTTCGCCCGCGCCCGTGGAGGCCCATACTCGACGGAAGAGCTGTATTCGGCGTACGAAGCCTATGCCATCTGCCCGGCCTTCCCGTCCGACGGGGATTTCCGCTGTGAGCGGTGCGGCGGCTGCTGCCGGAGGCCGTGGCGCATCGAGCCCTCTGTCTATGACATCCAGCGCTGGATCTCGGAAAAGAGGCTGGACATCATCGGGAGCTTAGAGTATATGCCCAGGCGGGGGCCGCCCGCGGGGCTGACGCCGTGCGAGGCCCGGTCCCTCGAAATGATGTGCTCGGGCTTATTCGAGCTGGACGAGAAGCTCACCGCCAGCCTGGCCTTTGCGCTCGGCGCGTCCCGGGAAGGCGCCCTGGTCGTTCCAAAGAAGGAGCATGGCTGCATATACTACGACGGCGCGGGCTGCACGATATACGGGACGAAGCCTGAGGTCTGCGCCCGGTTCCCGGACGCCCGGCTATTTAAAGGCCTTGCGGCACTGCTCCATCAGCGTTAG
- a CDS encoding cupredoxin family copper-binding protein — protein sequence MKLSCILILAALVISFSSPALAAAGAQVQIKDYKFQPAQVTIASGGTVTWTNMDSIVHDVKFKDAESPEMKKGEQYSKTFDKPGTYDYICEIHPYMKGQVIVK from the coding sequence ATGAAGCTGTCATGTATCCTGATCCTTGCCGCTTTAGTCATCTCTTTCTCGTCCCCGGCGCTTGCGGCGGCAGGCGCTCAGGTGCAGATCAAGGATTATAAGTTCCAGCCCGCGCAGGTCACCATAGCCAGCGGCGGCACGGTCACATGGACGAACATGGACTCGATCGTGCACGACGTCAAGTTCAAGGACGCCGAGTCGCCTGAGATGAAGAAGGGAGAGCAGTATTCGAAGACCTTCGACAAGCCCGGCACCTACGACTACATCTGCGAGATCCACCCGTACATGAAGGGCCAGGTCATCGTGAAATAA
- a CDS encoding peroxiredoxin family protein — protein sequence MYNMEYRIEVGEMAPDFRLKSTDGREIRLYDCKNKKTVLLFFFNHGCTERLKTLAADYGRFKDAGVAVFPVSIMKVDEGKALVQKLGLPFGILCDDDHAVVRDYKMGQCSDTPSQVCFEVIHDVEFPTMLVVDTSGIIRYKQSVGASGTPDNLTLMEQCRKAFK from the coding sequence ATGTATAACATGGAATATCGCATAGAGGTCGGCGAGATGGCCCCGGATTTCCGGCTGAAGAGCACGGATGGGCGCGAAATACGGCTCTATGACTGCAAGAATAAAAAGACGGTCCTGCTATTCTTCTTCAACCACGGATGCACGGAGCGCCTGAAAACGCTGGCCGCTGACTATGGCCGGTTCAAGGACGCGGGCGTGGCAGTCTTTCCCGTAAGCATCATGAAAGTGGACGAGGGGAAGGCGCTCGTGCAAAAACTCGGGCTGCCGTTCGGGATCCTCTGCGACGATGACCACGCGGTGGTCCGGGACTATAAGATGGGGCAGTGCAGCGACACGCCGTCACAAGTCTGCTTCGAGGTCATCCACGACGTCGAGTTCCCGACGATGCTGGTCGTCGATACCAGCGGCATCATAAGGTATAAGCAAAGCGTTGGAGCCTCCGGGACGCCGGATAACCTAACGCTGATGGAGCAGTGCCGCAAGGCCTTTAAATAG
- a CDS encoding MFS transporter, with protein sequence MNKARIVKTADNGFDKFRVFLLGLGHFTVDVYANLLPPLLPLFKQMYNLSYAAAAGLTSTFAVTSTLIQPIFGYIADRYGKKWIAALGVAWISVLMCLLGIAPGYAAIVAIVAFAGLGSAMFHPQGAAMVPKVSGDHKGVGVSIFSAGGSLGYSVMPLIAVMIVGWFGLRSLPLLIFPGLIVSYMLYRYAPDMEEDCRKSHIDLGQVLQEMGRVKAPLATLVTVVSLRAWVCSGMITFIPLYFALHFKNWTFMGHDLSLVAPGITLFIFLISNAIGGIIGGGASDKYGKKPVLVTAFFASLPFFYLAFTSPDALVWPFIAIAGGFIYAAYPGTVLQAQEMLPRTQGMAGGLILGFANGVGGLLVLLTGVISDHFGIFTGVMSLIGIAALAAFLSLAVPGDKALQAKVEAIEVPQAR encoded by the coding sequence ATCAACAAGGCGAGGATTGTTAAAACGGCCGATAACGGGTTCGACAAGTTCAGGGTATTTCTGCTGGGTCTCGGGCATTTCACGGTGGACGTCTACGCGAACCTGCTGCCGCCTCTTTTGCCTTTATTCAAGCAGATGTACAACCTCTCTTACGCCGCGGCGGCCGGCCTGACTTCGACCTTTGCCGTTACATCCACGCTCATTCAGCCGATTTTCGGATATATAGCGGACCGCTACGGCAAGAAGTGGATAGCGGCGCTGGGAGTCGCCTGGATATCCGTCCTCATGTGTTTGCTGGGGATAGCGCCAGGCTACGCGGCCATCGTGGCGATAGTCGCCTTTGCCGGCCTGGGCTCGGCCATGTTCCACCCGCAGGGCGCCGCCATGGTGCCCAAGGTGAGCGGAGACCACAAGGGAGTGGGCGTATCCATTTTCTCGGCCGGCGGCAGCCTCGGCTACTCGGTCATGCCGCTCATCGCCGTCATGATCGTGGGCTGGTTCGGCCTGCGCTCGCTGCCGTTACTCATCTTCCCCGGCCTCATCGTCTCGTATATGCTCTACAGGTATGCGCCGGACATGGAAGAGGACTGCAGGAAGAGCCATATCGACCTCGGGCAGGTGTTACAGGAAATGGGCAGGGTAAAGGCCCCGCTGGCGACGCTCGTGACGGTCGTGTCCCTGCGGGCCTGGGTCTGCTCGGGCATGATCACCTTCATACCGCTGTACTTTGCCCTGCACTTCAAGAACTGGACCTTCATGGGCCACGATCTGTCTTTAGTGGCCCCCGGCATCACGCTCTTTATATTTTTAATATCCAACGCCATCGGCGGCATCATCGGGGGCGGGGCCTCGGATAAGTACGGCAAGAAGCCGGTGCTGGTCACCGCGTTCTTCGCATCGCTCCCGTTCTTCTACCTGGCCTTCACGAGCCCCGATGCCCTGGTTTGGCCGTTCATCGCCATCGCAGGCGGGTTCATTTACGCCGCCTACCCGGGAACGGTGCTCCAGGCGCAGGAAATGCTCCCCCGCACGCAGGGCATGGCTGGCGGCCTCATCCTTGGTTTTGCCAACGGAGTCGGGGGCCTGTTAGTGTTATTGACGGGAGTCATCTCCGACCACTTCGGGATATTCACCGGCGTGATGTCGCTCATCGGAATTGCCGCCCTCGCGGCCTTCCTGTCGCTGGCGGTGCCCGGGGATAAAGCGTTACAAGCAAAGGTCGAGGCTATTGAAGTTCCTCAGGCTCGCTGA
- a CDS encoding YkgJ family cysteine cluster protein, producing MRAPVTHDSIAILKKELEVFRAISPRSIEGQVSAAGFRCRHCAKCCSGRFGDNTVTIFPSEIRAIMAVSGSGWFDVARPHESGDVDACGVIHTFEWVLRKKENGDCAFLGGGRCAIYDLRPLICRTYPMRLEGEELELYECDGLGTGATDNAPDLACTLVKRQIAETAEMISLLEKLDAMPEGAPASGRLYAVHDGEGTRMVVEKADGSFSFL from the coding sequence GTGCGCGCGCCGGTGACCCACGACTCCATCGCCATCTTAAAAAAGGAGCTGGAGGTATTCAGGGCCATAAGCCCCCGCAGCATCGAGGGGCAGGTTTCCGCCGCGGGCTTCCGCTGCAGGCATTGTGCCAAATGCTGCAGCGGCCGCTTTGGCGATAACACCGTGACTATTTTCCCCTCCGAAATACGGGCCATAATGGCGGTCAGTGGCTCGGGATGGTTTGACGTCGCCCGCCCGCACGAGAGCGGCGACGTCGACGCCTGCGGCGTCATCCATACGTTCGAGTGGGTCCTGCGGAAGAAGGAGAACGGCGACTGCGCCTTCCTGGGGGGCGGCAGGTGCGCTATCTACGACCTCCGGCCCCTCATCTGCCGAACATATCCCATGCGGCTGGAGGGCGAGGAGCTCGAGCTCTACGAGTGTGACGGCCTGGGCACGGGAGCGACCGATAACGCGCCGGACCTGGCCTGCACCCTGGTGAAGCGGCAGATCGCCGAGACTGCCGAGATGATCTCGCTGCTGGAAAAGCTCGACGCCATGCCTGAGGGCGCCCCGGCGTCCGGCCGGCTATACGCCGTCCACGATGGCGAGGGCACTCGTATGGTCGTGGAGAAAGCTGATGGCAGCTTTTCCTTTTTATAA
- a CDS encoding carboxypeptidase-like regulatory domain-containing protein has translation MRLSAVAVAMLFVLATAPALAQEYGSITGIVTSANNAAVPGATVTLWAIEDGTPVFAVVPNNPQYTSNFSSSLPGAYAFTGVPPGTYNVTAEWNGSWFYTQVNLTSGTVTANIVIPVYVDVLSIRPPMAIPAPKTYYTFVPVRVSSPMPQPTTARSPGFEAIILLFGICIAAYTRARR, from the coding sequence ATGAGATTATCGGCGGTCGCCGTGGCCATGCTGTTTGTGCTAGCGACGGCTCCGGCCCTCGCCCAGGAATACGGCTCCATCACCGGCATCGTGACCTCGGCCAATAACGCCGCCGTCCCGGGCGCGACCGTCACGCTATGGGCCATCGAGGATGGGACTCCCGTCTTTGCCGTCGTCCCCAATAATCCTCAATATACCTCCAACTTCTCCAGCTCGTTGCCCGGGGCGTACGCCTTCACCGGCGTCCCGCCGGGCACGTATAACGTGACGGCCGAGTGGAACGGCAGCTGGTTCTACACGCAGGTGAACCTTACCAGCGGCACCGTCACCGCGAACATTGTCATCCCCGTATATGTGGACGTCCTTTCCATCCGGCCGCCCATGGCCATTCCAGCGCCGAAGACGTACTACACCTTCGTGCCGGTGCGCGTTTCGTCGCCCATGCCGCAGCCGACGACGGCGAGGAGTCCCGGATTTGAGGCTATTATACTATTGTTTGGGATATGTATAGCCGCATACACGCGAGCTAGACGTTGA
- a CDS encoding radical SAM protein translates to MRTVILDGYVDEPACLGVPPYMAPYPRYVAGALPGEALYFTIDQLRKDASILEIMNKSDLVVAIAGVTVPGKYIGGTPATLPELERYVAGVRAKKILGGPISMFGPGTEGGKMARHMGASPAFDIVATGDIEAVVHGYLTEGLSVDPALRRTVKDIAEWAVRGARIVPLHPDFPYTMLEMETYRGCFRGTCSFCTERFYGRPDFRPVEDVVRETGALYAAGARYFRLGRQPDLLTYLAKGDVEFPPPNVEAIERLYRGIRAAAPGLKVLHLDNMNPGTIARHPERSREALKVIVKHHTSGDVSAFGMESADPRVIRQNSLKAMPEEVLEAIRIVNEVGGARGASGLPELLPGLNLVHGLLGETKETFRLNYDFLKRLLDEGLLLRRINIRQVMPFEGTCMGDVGDKIARKHKGVFHAYKEKIRKDIDMEMLRRVVPDGTIMPSVRMELHDGGLTFGRQIATYPLLVGIPAALPLGAVCDVKVVGHGFRSITAVPYPLDVNAASPKMLESLPGVGKKRAMAILRGRPYGSAAEFEEKMDDAGLAKKLSGYFVYRK, encoded by the coding sequence ATGCGAACGGTCATCCTGGACGGCTACGTGGACGAGCCCGCCTGCCTGGGCGTCCCCCCTTACATGGCGCCCTACCCACGGTATGTCGCGGGCGCGCTTCCGGGCGAAGCCCTGTATTTCACCATCGACCAGCTGCGAAAGGACGCCTCGATCCTGGAGATCATGAATAAGTCCGACCTGGTGGTCGCTATCGCCGGCGTGACCGTCCCGGGCAAGTACATCGGCGGCACGCCCGCCACGCTGCCGGAGCTGGAGAGGTACGTGGCCGGCGTGAGGGCAAAAAAGATACTGGGCGGCCCCATCTCAATGTTCGGCCCGGGCACCGAGGGCGGTAAGATGGCCCGGCACATGGGAGCCAGCCCCGCGTTCGACATCGTGGCGACCGGGGATATCGAGGCGGTCGTCCACGGGTACCTGACGGAAGGCCTTTCGGTGGACCCGGCTCTGCGCCGGACAGTAAAGGATATCGCGGAATGGGCGGTGAGGGGCGCGAGGATCGTGCCCCTGCACCCGGATTTCCCCTACACGATGCTGGAGATGGAGACGTACAGGGGCTGTTTCCGGGGGACGTGCTCCTTCTGCACAGAGCGTTTCTACGGCCGTCCTGACTTCCGCCCCGTGGAAGACGTCGTCCGGGAGACGGGGGCGCTTTACGCGGCCGGTGCCCGGTATTTCCGCCTCGGCCGCCAGCCCGACCTGCTCACGTACCTGGCGAAGGGCGACGTCGAGTTCCCCCCGCCCAACGTCGAGGCCATCGAGCGCCTCTACCGGGGCATCCGGGCCGCCGCTCCCGGCCTAAAGGTCCTGCACCTGGACAATATGAACCCCGGCACCATCGCCCGGCATCCAGAGCGCTCTCGGGAAGCGCTCAAGGTCATCGTCAAGCACCACACGTCGGGCGACGTCTCGGCCTTCGGAATGGAGAGCGCCGACCCCCGCGTGATAAGGCAGAACAGCCTGAAGGCAATGCCCGAGGAGGTCCTCGAGGCCATTCGCATCGTGAACGAGGTGGGCGGCGCCCGTGGGGCTTCAGGGCTTCCGGAGCTTCTGCCCGGCCTGAACCTGGTGCATGGCCTGCTGGGCGAGACAAAGGAGACCTTCCGCCTCAACTACGACTTTCTAAAGCGCCTGCTGGACGAAGGGCTCCTCCTCCGCCGCATTAACATCCGGCAGGTAATGCCCTTCGAGGGTACCTGCATGGGCGACGTGGGAGATAAAATCGCCCGGAAGCACAAGGGCGTGTTCCACGCCTACAAGGAAAAGATACGAAAGGACATCGACATGGAAATGCTCCGGAGGGTAGTTCCCGACGGCACCATTATGCCCTCCGTCCGCATGGAGCTGCACGACGGCGGCCTCACGTTCGGGCGGCAGATAGCCACGTACCCTCTTCTCGTGGGGATCCCCGCCGCCCTGCCGCTGGGGGCGGTTTGCGACGTTAAGGTCGTGGGCCATGGCTTCCGCTCCATCACGGCCGTCCCGTACCCGCTGGACGTGAACGCGGCTTCGCCGAAGATGCTCGAAAGCCTCCCCGGGGTGGGGAAGAAGCGCGCCATGGCCATCCTCCGGGGCCGCCCTTACGGCAGCGCCGCCGAGTTCGAGGAAAAAATGGACGACGCGGGCCTGGCAAAAAAGCTCTCCGGGTATTTCGTCTACCGCAAGTGA
- a CDS encoding GMP synthase subunit A → MDKQKILVINNYGQTCHLIHRSLRDLGMDAKLVPNTSSVVDVLKMEPDGLVFSGGPTMERAGNGLSLIKIDLPILGICLGHQLMALAYGGEIRTGKYGGFARVDIEVVDEDTILKGIGPTTKVWASHQDEVSKLPPGFKLLARSNICEIEAMCHVDKPLYGVQWHPEVSHTEKGIDLLKNFLEVCARR, encoded by the coding sequence ATGGATAAGCAAAAGATCCTCGTCATCAACAATTACGGGCAGACCTGCCACCTCATCCACCGCTCTTTAAGGGACCTGGGCATGGACGCGAAGCTCGTGCCCAACACGTCGTCCGTGGTGGACGTGCTCAAGATGGAACCCGACGGCCTTGTCTTTAGCGGGGGGCCGACTATGGAGAGGGCGGGGAACGGCCTGAGCCTGATCAAGATCGACCTGCCGATCCTGGGGATCTGCCTGGGCCACCAGCTCATGGCCCTGGCCTACGGCGGCGAGATCCGCACAGGCAAGTACGGCGGCTTCGCCCGGGTGGACATCGAGGTCGTGGACGAGGACACGATCCTGAAGGGCATCGGGCCGACTACGAAGGTCTGGGCGTCCCACCAGGACGAGGTCTCGAAGTTGCCGCCCGGCTTCAAGCTTTTAGCCCGCTCGAACATCTGCGAAATCGAGGCCATGTGCCACGTCGATAAGCCATTGTACGGCGTGCAGTGGCACCCCGAGGTCTCCCACACGGAGAAAGGCATCGACCTGCTCAAGAACTTTTTAGAGGTGTGCGCGCGCCGGTGA
- a CDS encoding plastocyanin/azurin family copper-binding protein has product MKIEWIYLLILVLAVTAISGCTTSSPAITPTVTPLPATVTPAPTATQAASATAVATPTASVSISGFAFQPAEVTIAKGGTVTWTNNDGTTHTVKFQDTESAGLQQGKTYSKTFDSTGTFDYSCGIHPSMKGKVIVV; this is encoded by the coding sequence ATGAAGATCGAATGGATATACCTGCTCATACTAGTCCTGGCGGTGACCGCCATTTCCGGCTGTACCACGTCCAGCCCCGCCATAACGCCCACCGTGACGCCATTGCCCGCGACAGTCACGCCTGCCCCGACCGCAACGCAAGCGGCGTCCGCGACGGCGGTAGCGACGCCGACGGCCTCGGTCTCGATCTCCGGCTTCGCGTTCCAGCCGGCCGAGGTCACCATCGCAAAAGGCGGCACGGTCACGTGGACCAACAACGACGGCACGACGCACACGGTCAAGTTCCAGGACACCGAGTCCGCGGGGCTGCAGCAGGGTAAGACGTATAGCAAGACGTTCGACTCTACGGGCACGTTCGACTATAGCTGCGGCATTCACCCGAGCATGAAGGGCAAAGTGATCGTCGTATGA
- a CDS encoding cation-transporting P-type ATPase yields the protein MAKTSPLSKPQWLVFNIRAYGERRLKALEDYLKARDEVIEARVIPQDGKLLVRAMAGTGAREVEDAALEGGFPVVESRAPMDSAGGRLELVLLALTVLATVLSFLGTYYNVITGDTATLVGAFIAFICGYPILKNALEDLFERKFGLQLILAMSILAPLFYSYQSGHPLYYASGIIVLISQASNILNRYIEPRFRDMGFFLPSMAMNEKGEWVETADAHEQKVMPGFHVPSDGTVAEGQGLAVPAGSCVGSRLIEGSPVTGGSLLMEGTVLVKPGEKGELRLQKAAVAFAEARKPIEVLLSYPKSIERALLLVAIMGISFVVLFYGNYTAATAILIAAAPAAALLARPLSLISCGLSASRQGAGFMSHGSIERMSMTDAVAFDGLGSVADKASLADVAPSEGSSAGDVKAVVDAYKGDDPSFMDAREMGGHSLLGLADASRLCQVPEVLLTRARAFESQGKLTRYAFKGSMLLGIAAFDLSVPADMKASVERLNKLGVKNVMLLSSEPAAVSDAFAKKAGIAIVKPRLDDDERLEFIRKLGADRKNVLAAGRGCEISRFAANAAAVTVKEQALGFEGLEDAICSSPAEVAGLISLSKKEVKRTSEGMSFGFYFNTIAIIIASTTLVDIELVLLMVAASVVAIATNSARLYFSRLK from the coding sequence ATGGCGAAGACTTCTCCACTTTCGAAGCCTCAATGGCTCGTTTTCAATATCCGGGCGTATGGCGAGCGTCGGTTAAAGGCGCTTGAAGATTACCTGAAGGCCCGGGACGAGGTCATCGAGGCGCGGGTCATCCCGCAGGACGGTAAGCTGCTCGTCAGGGCCATGGCCGGGACGGGCGCCCGGGAAGTGGAGGACGCGGCGCTCGAGGGCGGTTTCCCGGTCGTGGAGTCCAGGGCTCCAATGGACTCGGCCGGGGGGAGGCTGGAGCTCGTTCTGCTCGCCTTAACGGTGCTGGCCACGGTGCTGTCATTCCTTGGCACCTACTATAATGTGATCACCGGCGACACGGCCACGCTCGTCGGGGCCTTTATCGCCTTCATCTGTGGCTATCCAATACTCAAGAACGCCCTCGAGGACCTTTTCGAGCGGAAGTTCGGCCTGCAGCTCATCCTGGCCATGTCCATTCTGGCGCCGCTGTTCTACTCATACCAGTCGGGCCATCCCCTGTATTATGCGTCGGGCATCATCGTGCTCATCAGCCAGGCCTCGAACATCCTGAACCGCTACATCGAGCCAAGGTTCAGGGACATGGGCTTTTTCCTTCCCTCAATGGCCATGAACGAAAAGGGCGAGTGGGTTGAAACGGCCGATGCCCACGAACAAAAAGTCATGCCAGGATTCCACGTGCCGTCGGACGGCACGGTGGCGGAAGGCCAGGGTCTCGCCGTTCCGGCGGGCTCCTGCGTGGGCTCCCGGCTAATAGAAGGCTCGCCCGTGACTGGCGGCTCGCTCCTGATGGAAGGCACGGTGCTGGTAAAGCCCGGGGAAAAGGGCGAGCTTCGCCTCCAGAAGGCCGCCGTGGCGTTCGCGGAAGCCCGGAAGCCTATCGAGGTACTACTAAGCTATCCGAAGTCCATAGAGCGGGCCCTGCTGCTGGTCGCCATCATGGGCATCAGCTTCGTGGTCCTCTTTTACGGCAACTACACGGCGGCGACGGCCATCCTGATCGCGGCGGCCCCGGCGGCGGCGCTCCTCGCCCGGCCGCTGTCTCTCATATCCTGCGGCCTTTCGGCGTCGAGGCAGGGCGCAGGATTCATGAGCCACGGCTCCATCGAGCGCATGAGCATGACGGACGCCGTCGCCTTCGACGGCCTGGGCTCCGTGGCCGATAAGGCCTCGCTGGCGGACGTGGCGCCCTCCGAAGGCAGTTCCGCCGGCGATGTAAAGGCCGTGGTGGACGCCTATAAAGGCGATGACCCCTCGTTCATGGATGCACGAGAGATGGGCGGACATTCTCTCCTCGGCTTGGCCGACGCGTCCCGGCTGTGCCAGGTGCCGGAAGTCCTTCTCACCAGGGCCCGTGCTTTCGAGAGCCAGGGGAAGCTGACCCGCTATGCGTTCAAAGGCTCTATGCTTCTGGGCATTGCCGCCTTCGACCTGTCCGTCCCCGCCGACATGAAGGCCTCGGTGGAGAGGCTTAACAAGCTGGGCGTCAAGAACGTGATGCTCCTCTCTTCCGAGCCCGCGGCCGTTTCCGACGCCTTCGCGAAGAAAGCGGGCATCGCCATCGTAAAGCCCCGCCTGGACGACGACGAGCGCCTCGAGTTCATAAGAAAGCTCGGCGCCGATCGCAAGAACGTGCTAGCGGCCGGCCGGGGCTGCGAGATCTCCAGGTTCGCCGCGAACGCCGCCGCCGTCACGGTAAAAGAGCAGGCGCTGGGCTTCGAGGGCCTGGAGGACGCGATCTGCTCTTCCCCGGCGGAAGTTGCCGGCCTGATCTCGCTCTCGAAAAAGGAAGTAAAGCGGACCAGCGAGGGCATGTCGTTCGGCTTCTATTTTAATACGATCGCCATCATTATCGCCTCGACGACCCTGGTGGATATCGAGCTGGTGCTGCTCATGGTGGCGGCCAGCGTCGTGGCCATCGCCACCAACTCCGCCCGATTATACTTCTCCAGGCTTAAATAA
- a CDS encoding DUF5806 family protein: MTAEDPNKYARFQKFNKQTYEQVNDTLKQRTHLTAREWVIARLCADFKAEGGKVPMTWIGEHLPELVPFMGAPYERQDVASAEAAFKRKVARSGTTFFYAYYAGLISLDEMLEVIQEVIKNIEALKRVEGSEDTGDVSVEVQQMMAETLRRITEKLNQVSEPEELQ, from the coding sequence ATGACCGCCGAGGACCCCAACAAATACGCCCGGTTCCAGAAGTTCAACAAGCAGACGTACGAGCAGGTGAACGACACCCTCAAGCAGAGGACGCACCTGACGGCGCGGGAGTGGGTCATCGCGCGGCTCTGCGCCGACTTCAAGGCGGAGGGCGGCAAGGTGCCGATGACATGGATCGGCGAGCATCTGCCGGAGCTGGTGCCATTCATGGGCGCTCCTTACGAGCGCCAGGACGTAGCCTCGGCGGAAGCCGCGTTTAAAAGAAAGGTCGCAAGGTCGGGCACCACGTTTTTCTACGCCTATTATGCGGGCCTTATTTCTTTAGATGAGATGCTGGAGGTTATCCAGGAAGTCATAAAAAACATCGAGGCCCTCAAGCGGGTCGAGGGCAGCGAGGACACGGGCGACGTGAGCGTCGAGGTGCAGCAGATGATGGCCGAGACGCTGCGCCGCATAACGGAAAAGCTAAATCAGGTCAGCGAGCCTGAGGAACTTCAATAG